From the Flavobacterium galactosidilyticum genome, one window contains:
- the serB gene encoding phosphoserine phosphatase SerB, which translates to MQVEDKEIILLKVSGQDKLGVTAGLTAVLANYDAIILDIGQADIHETLSLGILFEIAAGACSGPVLKDLLFKGYELGIKVKFVPISIEDYESWVKTQSKQRYIINILGETLAAKQIAAVTRIMSDQSLNIDSIKRLTGRVSVVDHDEYPRSCVQLSVSGILADKKEMTAKFMDISRSLDVDISFQEDNMYRRNRRLVCFDMDSTLIQTEVIDELAELAGVGMQVRTITESAMNGEIDFKESFKKRMALLEGLSEDVLQNVAINLPITKGAHRLMRALKYYGYKTAILSGGFTYFGNYLQKELGFDYVHANELEIIDGKLTGNYIGEIIDGDKKAELLRTIAEKEGIHINQTIAVGDGANDLPMLNLAGLGIAFHAKPTVKENAESSISSLGLDGVLYLLGYHDRHIDMM; encoded by the coding sequence ATGCAGGTAGAAGATAAAGAGATAATTTTATTAAAAGTTTCAGGTCAAGACAAACTTGGTGTAACCGCGGGTTTAACCGCAGTTTTGGCAAACTATGATGCTATTATTTTAGACATAGGGCAAGCTGATATTCATGAAACCTTATCGCTAGGAATTTTATTCGAAATTGCAGCAGGTGCTTGTTCTGGTCCCGTTTTAAAAGATTTATTGTTCAAAGGTTATGAATTAGGGATAAAAGTAAAGTTTGTTCCCATTTCTATAGAAGATTATGAAAGTTGGGTCAAAACACAATCTAAGCAACGCTATATTATAAATATTCTAGGCGAAACATTAGCAGCAAAACAAATAGCGGCTGTGACCAGAATAATGTCAGATCAAAGCTTAAATATTGATTCTATCAAAAGATTAACGGGCAGAGTTTCTGTAGTTGATCATGACGAATATCCACGTTCTTGTGTGCAGTTATCGGTGTCTGGTATTTTGGCAGATAAGAAAGAGATGACTGCTAAATTTATGGATATTTCTAGATCTTTAGATGTAGATATTTCTTTTCAGGAAGATAATATGTACAGAAGAAACAGACGACTAGTTTGTTTTGATATGGACTCTACATTAATACAAACGGAAGTAATTGATGAGCTGGCAGAATTAGCAGGCGTAGGAATGCAAGTACGCACTATCACAGAATCAGCTATGAATGGCGAAATTGATTTTAAAGAAAGTTTCAAAAAACGTATGGCATTGCTGGAAGGTTTAAGTGAAGATGTTTTGCAAAATGTAGCGATCAATTTACCAATAACAAAAGGAGCGCATCGATTGATGAGAGCTTTAAAATACTACGGATATAAAACTGCGATTCTGTCAGGAGGTTTTACCTACTTTGGTAATTATCTACAAAAAGAATTAGGCTTTGATTATGTTCACGCCAACGAGTTAGAAATTATTGACGGTAAATTGACTGGAAATTATATTGGAGAAATAATTGATGGTGATAAAAAAGCGGAGCTTCTAAGAACTATCGCTGAAAAAGAGGGAATTCACATCAATCAAACTATAGCAGTAGGAGATGGTGCAAATGATTTACCTATGCTAAACTTGGCTGGATTAGGAATTGCTTTTCATGCAAAACCTACGGTGAAAGAAAACGCTGAAAGTTCAATTTCTAGTTTAGGTCTGGATGGTGTTTTATACTTATTGGGTTATCACGACAGACATATCGATATGATGTAG
- a CDS encoding GH3 auxin-responsive promoter family protein: MPLTIINSFASWVLKQRIHQIELFLKYPNEVQEELLMNLIQRSKNTVLGKKYEFSSINSYATFAERIPIATYEELQPLIERTRQGEQNVFWEEPIKWFAKSSGTTNAKSKFIPVSNEALEDCHYKGSKDLLCLYLNNNEDSQLFLGKSLRLGGSSQIYEDNDTFFGDLSAILIENMPIWAEFSSTPSNKISLMSEWEGKIAAIINETKNENVTSFAGVPSWMLVLMNKMLEETGKGNLLEIWPNLEVYFHGGVNFEPYREQYKKILPKKDFKYYEIYNASEGFFAIQDLNNSSDLLLMLDYGIFYEFIPVDTFGTPNQKVIRLADVELFKNYALVITTNSGLWRYLIGDTVRFTSLDPYRIRVTGRTKHHINVFGEELMVENTDQAIAKACILTNTQVVDYTVAPVFMEGKEKGAHEWMIEFKENPVDISYFEKTLDEAIQSLNSDYEAKRCNNMTLNPLTVNIARKNLFYDWLKDRNKLGGQHKIPRLSNQRDYLEQLKNMQVSIII; this comes from the coding sequence ATGCCACTAACTATAATCAATTCGTTTGCTTCATGGGTTCTAAAACAACGAATCCATCAAATCGAACTATTCTTGAAATATCCAAATGAAGTTCAGGAAGAATTGCTTATGAATTTAATTCAGCGCTCAAAAAACACTGTTTTAGGCAAGAAATACGAATTCTCATCCATAAATTCCTACGCTACTTTTGCAGAGCGAATTCCGATCGCTACTTACGAAGAACTGCAACCCTTAATCGAAAGAACGCGTCAAGGAGAACAAAATGTTTTTTGGGAAGAACCCATAAAATGGTTTGCCAAATCCAGTGGAACGACCAATGCTAAAAGTAAATTTATTCCGGTAAGTAACGAAGCGCTGGAAGATTGTCATTATAAAGGAAGTAAAGATTTGTTGTGTTTATATTTAAATAACAATGAAGATTCCCAACTATTTCTTGGTAAAAGCCTTCGATTGGGCGGAAGCTCACAGATATATGAAGACAACGATACTTTCTTTGGAGATTTATCTGCTATTCTAATCGAAAATATGCCTATTTGGGCTGAATTTAGTAGCACGCCAAGCAACAAAATCTCGTTAATGAGTGAATGGGAAGGTAAAATTGCTGCCATTATTAATGAAACTAAAAATGAAAATGTAACGAGTTTTGCAGGAGTTCCTTCGTGGATGTTAGTTTTGATGAACAAAATGCTAGAAGAAACTGGAAAAGGAAACTTACTTGAAATCTGGCCCAACCTAGAAGTGTATTTTCACGGTGGTGTAAATTTTGAACCCTATCGCGAACAATACAAAAAAATACTGCCGAAAAAAGATTTCAAGTATTACGAAATATACAATGCCTCCGAAGGATTTTTTGCCATTCAGGATTTGAATAATTCCAGTGATTTATTGTTAATGTTAGATTACGGAATATTTTATGAATTTATTCCAGTGGATACTTTTGGAACACCTAATCAAAAAGTAATTCGATTAGCCGATGTAGAATTGTTCAAAAATTATGCTTTAGTAATTACCACTAATTCTGGTTTGTGGCGTTATTTAATAGGAGATACAGTTCGTTTTACATCATTGGATCCTTACAGAATTCGGGTTACTGGGCGAACCAAACATCATATCAATGTTTTTGGCGAAGAATTAATGGTCGAAAATACGGATCAGGCCATTGCTAAAGCGTGCATATTAACTAACACACAAGTAGTAGATTATACCGTTGCACCAGTTTTCATGGAAGGTAAGGAAAAAGGTGCTCACGAGTGGATGATTGAATTTAAAGAAAATCCAGTTGATATAAGCTATTTCGAAAAAACATTAGACGAAGCCATACAATCATTAAATTCTGATTACGAAGCTAAGCGTTGTAACAATATGACTTTAAATCCTTTGACTGTAAATATTGCCCGAAAAAATCTATTTTACGACTGGCTGAAAGATCGCAATAAATTAGGAGGACAACATAAAATCCCGAGATTATCCAATCAAAGAGACTATTTAGAGCAGTTGAAGAATATGCAGGTTAGTATAATTATATAA
- a CDS encoding DUF2797 domain-containing protein, translating to MTYEGVLTKMQTEFGNPIQYYLVFENSFLNVNQLLDKNIEINFVGYQCLNCGKKKKIFRQGFCYDCFYSSAAVGDWIMKPELSTAHLGIADRDLVYEEKVQLQPHIVYLALSSEVKVGVTRKTQMPTRWIDQGANEAISIVEVPNRYLAGITEVALKNHYADKTNWRKMLINSVEHVDLIAERLKLENLIPTEVQKYFYSQKNDLYEMHYPVLEYPKKVSSLSLDKTPQFEGKLKGIKGQYLIFEDGTVFNVRSSEGYIVNIKV from the coding sequence ATGACTTACGAAGGTGTACTGACCAAAATGCAAACTGAATTTGGAAATCCAATTCAATATTATCTGGTTTTTGAAAATAGTTTTTTGAATGTGAACCAATTACTAGATAAAAATATTGAAATTAACTTTGTTGGTTACCAATGTTTAAATTGCGGGAAAAAGAAAAAAATATTCCGCCAAGGATTCTGTTATGATTGTTTTTATTCGAGTGCAGCAGTTGGAGATTGGATTATGAAACCGGAATTAAGTACTGCGCATCTTGGCATTGCCGACAGAGATTTAGTTTATGAAGAGAAAGTACAATTGCAGCCACATATTGTTTATTTAGCGTTGTCTAGCGAGGTAAAAGTTGGTGTAACCAGAAAAACTCAAATGCCAACACGATGGATTGATCAAGGTGCTAACGAAGCAATTTCGATTGTAGAAGTTCCTAATCGATACTTGGCTGGAATTACCGAAGTAGCTTTAAAAAATCATTATGCCGATAAAACCAATTGGCGGAAAATGCTAATTAATTCTGTGGAACACGTTGATTTGATTGCTGAAAGATTGAAACTTGAAAATTTAATTCCAACGGAAGTTCAAAAATATTTCTATTCTCAAAAAAATGATTTGTATGAAATGCATTATCCAGTTTTAGAATATCCTAAGAAAGTAAGCAGTTTAAGTTTAGATAAAACGCCACAATTTGAAGGAAAGCTCAAAGGCATAAAAGGGCAGTATCTTATTTTTGAAGATGGAACCGTTTTTAATGTCCGCAGTTCTGAAGGATATATTGTCAACATAAAAGTATAA
- a CDS encoding AsmA-like C-terminal region-containing protein, whose translation MLKTILKIIGALIIIFLIALFTIPYFFKDQIKVKIAQAINEKVDAKVAFSDADLSLIKNFPNATVSLDSLVIINKAPFAGDTLVSLGELNLKMSIKELFKGENEGIKIDGISSKNGLINIIFNKDGVGNYDIALKDNTSKDNKKSKPLNLNIQNYKIENFKFKYFDEASKIKMVIDSLNHEGTGDFAASKLDLVTKSTAKVSLDMDKVNYMKNVALTLDAVLGIDLEKSKYTFKENKALINQLPLEFDGFIQLVDAGQEYDLKFKTPTSSFKNFLGVIPSAYAASLDNVKTTGDFTIIGFAKGLYSETTVPKFNIDITSKNASFKYPDLPKTVQNITIDTKIINETGILNDTYVNLDQLSFQIDQDVFNAKAKITNVTENAIVDAALKGTINLANLTKAYPIKLAKPLSGILKADVTTKFDMASVEKSEYQKINNAGTMSLSGFNYADENGKTMNISTALVQFNPSKVNLKQFDATTGKSDISITGVLENFYGFIFRNQELKGNFFMNSKQLAVADFMTAGDDSKADGKKPDAMKIPAFLNCSLTAKANTVLYDNLTLRDVSGKLIVKDEKVTLENVKTSIFGGTIGVNGAVSTKGKVPVFDMDLKLNQVDIAQSFTQLDMLKKIAPIAGIVNGKLNSTIKLNGNLTESMSPDLKTLTGDLLGQLLSTTVNSANSTLLTAVASNIKFIDVSKINLNDIKAAITFKDGKVNVKPFDIKYKDIKATISGTHGFDQSMNYSLKFDVPAKYLGSEANELIAKLSPADAVKLESIPVSAILAGNFSNPKISTDIKTAVTNLTNQLIQQQKERLVKQGTSALTDLINKNKKPGDTTKTVLPKTQEEVKTKVKEEVKTKATDLLNGLFNKKKKVADTTKVN comes from the coding sequence ATGCTAAAAACAATTTTAAAGATTATTGGAGCCCTAATAATTATATTTTTAATCGCCTTATTTACTATTCCTTACTTTTTTAAGGATCAAATAAAAGTTAAAATTGCCCAAGCTATAAATGAAAAAGTAGATGCTAAAGTTGCTTTTTCTGATGCTGATTTGAGTTTAATCAAGAATTTCCCTAACGCTACCGTTTCACTTGACAGTCTGGTCATTATCAATAAAGCCCCTTTTGCAGGCGACACTTTAGTTTCTCTTGGCGAGTTGAATTTAAAAATGTCAATAAAAGAACTGTTTAAAGGCGAAAATGAAGGAATAAAAATTGACGGAATTAGTTCTAAAAATGGATTAATCAATATTATTTTCAATAAAGATGGTGTAGGTAATTATGACATTGCATTAAAAGACAATACAAGTAAAGACAACAAAAAAAGCAAGCCGCTTAATTTAAATATTCAAAATTATAAAATTGAAAATTTCAAATTTAAGTATTTCGACGAAGCGTCAAAAATAAAAATGGTAATCGATAGCTTGAACCATGAAGGAACAGGAGATTTTGCTGCATCAAAATTAGATTTAGTAACAAAATCAACTGCAAAGGTGTCTTTAGACATGGACAAAGTCAACTATATGAAAAATGTAGCTTTGACATTAGATGCTGTTTTAGGAATCGATTTAGAAAAAAGCAAATATACTTTTAAAGAAAATAAAGCACTTATCAATCAATTGCCTTTAGAATTTGACGGATTTATTCAGCTTGTTGATGCAGGACAGGAATATGATTTGAAATTTAAAACACCAACTTCTTCTTTCAAAAACTTCTTAGGCGTAATTCCTTCTGCGTATGCTGCTAGTTTAGATAATGTAAAAACAACGGGAGATTTTACCATTATTGGTTTTGCTAAAGGTTTGTATTCTGAAACAACGGTTCCAAAATTTAATATTGATATCACATCAAAAAATGCGTCATTCAAATATCCTGATTTGCCAAAAACTGTTCAGAATATTACTATAGACACTAAAATAATAAATGAAACAGGAATTCTCAACGATACTTACGTTAATCTAGATCAACTTTCTTTTCAAATCGATCAAGATGTTTTCAACGCTAAAGCAAAGATTACTAATGTTACTGAAAATGCTATAGTTGATGCCGCTTTAAAAGGGACAATCAATTTAGCTAACTTGACCAAGGCTTATCCAATTAAATTAGCAAAACCATTATCTGGAATTCTAAAAGCGGATGTAACTACTAAATTTGATATGGCGTCAGTAGAGAAAAGTGAGTATCAAAAAATTAATAATGCCGGAACAATGAGTTTGTCAGGTTTTAATTATGCCGACGAAAATGGTAAAACGATGAACATAAGCACTGCATTAGTTCAGTTTAATCCAAGTAAAGTCAATCTAAAACAATTTGATGCAACGACCGGTAAAAGTGACATTAGCATAACGGGTGTTTTAGAGAATTTTTATGGCTTCATTTTTAGAAATCAAGAATTAAAAGGAAACTTCTTCATGAACTCTAAACAGTTAGCTGTAGCTGATTTTATGACTGCAGGAGATGATAGTAAAGCCGATGGTAAAAAACCAGATGCAATGAAAATTCCAGCATTCCTGAATTGTTCACTTACCGCAAAAGCCAACACTGTACTATATGATAATTTAACCTTGAGAGATGTTTCAGGAAAACTTATTGTTAAAGACGAAAAAGTTACTTTAGAAAATGTAAAAACCTCTATTTTTGGTGGAACGATTGGTGTGAATGGAGCTGTTTCTACTAAAGGTAAAGTTCCTGTTTTTGATATGGATTTAAAATTAAATCAAGTCGACATTGCACAATCTTTCACACAACTAGACATGTTGAAAAAAATTGCGCCTATTGCGGGAATCGTAAATGGGAAATTAAACTCCACCATTAAATTAAACGGAAATCTTACGGAATCAATGAGTCCTGATTTAAAAACTTTGACTGGTGATTTATTGGGTCAACTCCTTTCAACTACAGTAAATTCGGCTAATTCAACTTTATTAACTGCGGTGGCTTCAAACATAAAATTTATTGATGTAAGCAAAATCAATTTGAATGATATAAAAGCGGCTATTACTTTCAAGGATGGCAAAGTCAATGTTAAACCTTTTGACATCAAGTATAAAGATATTAAAGCAACGATAAGTGGAACACATGGTTTTGATCAAAGTATGAATTACAGTTTAAAATTTGATGTTCCCGCTAAATATTTAGGCTCGGAGGCCAATGAGTTAATCGCAAAATTATCTCCTGCTGACGCTGTTAAATTAGAAAGTATTCCTGTAAGTGCTATTTTAGCAGGTAATTTTTCAAATCCGAAAATTTCAACTGATATAAAAACGGCAGTTACTAACTTGACTAATCAACTGATACAACAGCAAAAAGAAAGATTAGTAAAACAAGGAACCTCAGCATTGACAGACTTAATTAATAAAAACAAAAAGCCGGGAGACACCACTAAAACAGTACTTCCTAAAACGCAAGAGGAAGTAAAAACGAAAGTTAAAGAAGAGGTAAAAACAAAGGCAACTGACTTGCTGAATGGACTATTCAACAAAAAGAAAAAAGTAGCTGACACTACAAAAGTGAATTAA
- the sppA gene encoding signal peptide peptidase SppA, translated as MRFLGNVMATIIGIFVFFMLFFFGILMIGAIFGGDSETVTVKSNSVIELNLDKISADYAGKYKDPWVNIFSEGKKIGLTDIINAIENAKTDGDIKGISILNGNSSLGMAQSKALRNALEDFKKSGKFVMAYSNSYSQKEYYLNSVANTIYINPVGDMDFKGLSAEIMFFKDFQEKSGLKMEVIRHGKYKSAVEPFLENEMSDANREQTTALLNSVWNSIVTDISKSRNISVEKLNEIANGLLARTPEMAKANKLVDIVAYEDIYHNAIRKSLKVADNDDYNKVSITDYTQKFITTSQSSSSNDQIAIIYAQGEIMSGEGDVNIIGEGSMRRSLQQARKNKNVKAIVLRIDSPGGSALTSDLIWREVELTKKVKPIVVSMGNYAASGGYYIACNANTIFAEANTITGSIGVFGILPNFTPLATKIGIRTEQVKTHENAANYSPFVPIDENFKAVTLEGVEHIYKTFVTHVAEGRKMTFAQVDSIAQGRVWTGSEALKIGLVDEIGGLKDAIAKAASLAKIKKYSTQNYPEYEKNFDDLFANLPFAKSKSSFIKEEIGEENYRIMQEIKKLQTRTGIQAIMPYEININ; from the coding sequence ATGAGATTTTTAGGAAATGTGATGGCTACCATCATAGGGATATTCGTTTTCTTTATGCTGTTCTTTTTTGGAATACTAATGATAGGGGCTATTTTTGGTGGTGACTCAGAAACTGTTACCGTGAAAAGTAATTCGGTAATCGAATTGAATTTAGATAAAATAAGTGCTGATTATGCTGGAAAATATAAGGACCCTTGGGTGAATATTTTTTCAGAAGGAAAAAAAATAGGATTAACTGACATTATAAACGCTATCGAAAATGCAAAAACTGATGGCGATATAAAGGGAATATCTATTTTAAATGGCAACTCTTCTTTAGGAATGGCACAAAGTAAAGCGTTGAGAAATGCACTGGAAGATTTCAAAAAATCAGGTAAGTTCGTTATGGCTTACTCCAATTCCTATTCTCAAAAAGAATATTACTTGAATTCTGTAGCTAATACAATTTACATAAATCCTGTGGGCGATATGGACTTTAAAGGGCTTTCTGCTGAGATCATGTTTTTCAAGGATTTTCAAGAAAAATCAGGTTTAAAAATGGAAGTGATTCGCCATGGAAAATACAAAAGTGCAGTAGAACCTTTTCTTGAAAATGAAATGAGTGACGCTAATAGAGAACAAACTACAGCATTATTAAATTCAGTTTGGAATTCTATTGTGACAGATATATCTAAAAGCAGGAATATTTCGGTAGAAAAATTGAACGAAATCGCCAACGGACTTTTAGCTAGAACCCCTGAAATGGCTAAAGCAAACAAACTAGTAGACATTGTAGCCTACGAGGACATCTATCACAACGCTATTAGAAAATCGCTGAAAGTTGCTGATAATGACGATTACAACAAAGTATCCATTACTGATTATACACAAAAATTCATCACTACTTCGCAATCCTCTAGTAGCAACGATCAAATCGCTATTATTTATGCTCAAGGTGAAATCATGAGTGGAGAAGGTGATGTCAATATTATTGGCGAAGGCTCAATGCGTCGTTCTTTACAACAAGCTCGAAAAAATAAAAACGTAAAAGCAATTGTACTTCGAATTGATAGTCCCGGTGGAAGTGCTTTAACCTCTGATTTGATTTGGAGAGAAGTTGAATTAACTAAAAAAGTAAAACCTATTGTAGTTTCTATGGGGAACTATGCAGCCTCTGGTGGTTATTACATCGCCTGTAATGCAAATACCATTTTTGCAGAAGCGAACACCATTACAGGTTCTATAGGAGTCTTTGGAATTTTACCAAACTTCACCCCATTAGCAACTAAAATAGGGATACGTACGGAGCAAGTAAAAACACATGAAAATGCAGCTAATTACAGCCCATTTGTACCAATTGATGAAAACTTCAAAGCGGTTACATTAGAAGGAGTAGAACATATTTATAAAACCTTTGTAACGCACGTTGCCGAAGGCAGAAAAATGACTTTCGCGCAAGTGGACTCCATTGCTCAAGGTCGAGTTTGGACTGGCTCTGAAGCTTTAAAAATTGGTTTAGTTGATGAAATTGGCGGATTGAAGGACGCTATTGCAAAAGCAGCTTCGTTAGCAAAAATAAAAAAATACAGCACTCAAAACTATCCTGAATACGAGAAAAACTTTGATGATTTATTTGCTAATCTACCTTTCGCAAAATCAAAATCAAGTTTTATAAAAGAAGAAATTGGCGAAGAGAATTACCGTATCATGCAAGAAATTAAAAAACTGCAAACACGAACTGGAATACAAGCCATAATGCCTTATGAAATAAACATTAACTAA
- the folK gene encoding 2-amino-4-hydroxy-6-hydroxymethyldihydropteridine diphosphokinase — protein MKSQHQVILSLGTNEGNRLENIENCIALIHQEIGTVIKVSKLYESPSWGFDSDAFYNCAVLIHTTSSAQKILSQVLKVEKKLGRVRTNKLGYQSRLIDIDLIAFDEEIIESEKLNIPHSLMQNRNFVLLPLQDLNLDWKHPVLKKTISELLNDSEDESVCKVVQQLKSPLQSIVLEQFNYVAFEGNIGAGKTTLATKIAEDFNAKTVLERFADNPFLPKFYKDQNRYAFPLEMSFLADRYQQLSDDLAQFDLFKDFIVADYHIFKSLIFAKITLAEDEYRLYRNLFDIIYKEMPKPDLYIYLYQNSDRLLQNIKKRGRSYEQEIPADYLEKINSGYLDYIKSQTELNVLIIDVSDRDFVKNQEDYLFVLEEIQKKIDN, from the coding sequence ATGAAATCACAACATCAGGTCATTTTATCGCTGGGTACTAATGAAGGCAATCGATTAGAAAATATCGAAAATTGTATAGCATTAATTCACCAGGAAATAGGAACGGTCATTAAAGTTTCTAAATTGTATGAAAGTCCTTCTTGGGGTTTTGATAGTGATGCTTTTTACAATTGTGCTGTGCTTATTCACACAACAAGCTCCGCCCAAAAAATTTTGTCGCAGGTTTTAAAAGTAGAAAAAAAGTTAGGAAGAGTTCGCACGAATAAATTAGGATACCAATCCCGACTAATAGATATTGATTTAATTGCTTTTGATGAAGAAATTATCGAATCAGAAAAACTCAATATTCCGCATTCATTAATGCAGAACAGAAATTTTGTTTTGTTGCCACTTCAAGATTTGAATTTAGATTGGAAACATCCTGTTTTGAAAAAAACAATTTCAGAACTATTAAATGATTCTGAGGACGAAAGTGTTTGTAAAGTGGTTCAGCAATTAAAAAGTCCTTTGCAATCTATTGTTTTGGAGCAATTTAATTATGTTGCTTTTGAAGGCAATATTGGAGCAGGAAAAACAACTTTAGCTACTAAAATCGCAGAGGATTTTAATGCTAAAACTGTTTTAGAACGATTTGCTGATAATCCTTTTTTACCTAAATTTTATAAAGATCAAAACCGATATGCGTTTCCTCTCGAAATGTCATTTCTTGCAGATAGATACCAACAATTATCAGATGACTTAGCACAATTTGATTTATTTAAAGATTTTATTGTAGCTGATTATCACATTTTTAAATCATTGATTTTTGCTAAAATTACATTGGCAGAAGATGAATATCGTTTATATCGAAATCTTTTTGATATTATTTACAAAGAAATGCCAAAGCCTGATTTGTATATTTATCTGTATCAAAATTCAGACCGACTGCTGCAAAACATTAAGAAACGAGGAAGAAGTTATGAGCAAGAAATTCCTGCTGATTACTTAGAAAAAATCAATAGCGGTTATCTAGATTACATTAAATCCCAAACGGAACTTAATGTTTTAATCATTGATGTTTCTGATCGTGATTTCGTCAAGAATCAAGAAGATTATCTTTTTGTTTTAGAGGAAATTCAGAAAAAAATAGATAATTAG
- a CDS encoding RNA methyltransferase encodes MRKLENSELDRKSIEAFKESKKTPIILVLDDIRSLHNIGSVFRTADAFLIEKIYLCGITATPPNKEIHKTALGATETVTWEHKNSVIEVIETLKKENVTTLAIEQVESAIFLQDFEVKKDKKYALVFGNEVYGVSQEAVAICDGCIEIPQLGTKHSLNISVSAGIVVWDLFSKINQIVN; translated from the coding sequence ATGAGAAAACTTGAAAACAGTGAATTAGATCGAAAATCTATTGAAGCTTTTAAAGAATCTAAAAAAACGCCTATTATTCTCGTATTAGATGACATCCGTAGTTTGCATAATATTGGTTCTGTTTTTAGAACTGCTGATGCTTTTTTGATCGAAAAAATATACTTATGTGGCATCACCGCCACTCCACCCAACAAAGAAATTCACAAAACAGCTCTTGGCGCCACCGAAACAGTAACCTGGGAACATAAGAATAGTGTTATTGAAGTTATTGAGACTTTAAAAAAAGAAAATGTAACGACTCTTGCTATTGAACAAGTAGAAAGTGCTATTTTTCTTCAAGATTTTGAAGTCAAAAAAGACAAAAAATATGCTTTAGTTTTCGGGAATGAAGTTTATGGCGTTTCGCAAGAAGCAGTTGCTATTTGCGATGGTTGTATTGAAATTCCACAGCTAGGAACTAAACATTCTTTGAATATCTCAGTAAGTGCAGGAATTGTTGTTTGGGATTTATTTTCTAAAATTAACCAAATAGTAAATTAG
- a CDS encoding DUF1573 domain-containing protein, translated as MKKILTLGLLLVLGVTASNAQETSKAVKKIKAKTTAAPTQKINGAGMVFASETIDYGTVAYNSNGKREFTFTNNGNKPLIITNAQGSCGCTVPSYPREPIAPGAKGVIGVNYDTSRAGQAFTKTITLTTNAVQPTKVLTIKGNVLAMDAPKS; from the coding sequence ATGAAAAAAATACTTACACTAGGATTACTACTAGTTTTAGGAGTTACCGCTTCTAATGCACAAGAAACATCAAAAGCTGTTAAGAAGATAAAAGCAAAAACTACTGCAGCTCCTACTCAAAAAATTAATGGAGCAGGAATGGTTTTTGCAAGTGAAACTATCGATTATGGAACAGTTGCTTACAACTCTAATGGAAAACGTGAATTTACATTTACAAACAATGGTAACAAGCCATTAATTATAACTAACGCTCAAGGTTCTTGTGGTTGCACAGTGCCTTCATACCCAAGAGAACCAATTGCGCCAGGAGCAAAAGGAGTTATTGGAGTAAATTATGACACTTCAAGAGCCGGTCAAGCTTTTACAAAAACCATCACTTTGACAACTAACGCTGTACAACCAACCAAAGTGCTTACAATAAAAGGAAATGTTTTAGCCATGGATGCTCCAAAAAGCTAA